In one Corallococcus silvisoli genomic region, the following are encoded:
- a CDS encoding RNA polymerase sigma factor: protein MDWDPDTQAMLKVAAGDKQAFAWLFDQHHASVARFAFRFVGDRARAEELTQDIFVKLYRHARSYKPTAKFKTFLFRVATNHCLNEMRRGEYRVARLTAEAPAEDDAGAVEMPGPDGERPDQALSGRELEAAVGAALGDLSDRERAAFTMCRFEGMAYRDIAEALEASEAAVKSLIHRATLAVARRIEALQAGAVPARSRA from the coding sequence ATGGATTGGGACCCGGACACGCAGGCGATGCTGAAGGTGGCGGCGGGCGACAAGCAGGCGTTCGCCTGGCTCTTCGACCAGCACCACGCGAGCGTGGCGCGCTTCGCGTTCCGCTTCGTGGGGGACCGGGCGCGGGCGGAGGAGCTGACGCAGGACATCTTCGTGAAGCTCTACCGCCACGCGCGCTCCTACAAGCCCACGGCGAAGTTCAAGACCTTCCTCTTCCGGGTGGCCACCAACCACTGCCTCAATGAGATGCGGCGCGGCGAGTACCGCGTGGCGCGCCTCACGGCGGAGGCCCCGGCGGAGGACGACGCGGGAGCGGTGGAGATGCCAGGGCCCGACGGAGAGCGGCCCGACCAGGCGTTGAGCGGCCGGGAGTTGGAAGCGGCGGTGGGCGCGGCGCTGGGGGACTTGAGCGACCGCGAGCGCGCGGCCTTCACCATGTGCCGGTTCGAGGGCATGGCGTACCGGGACATCGCCGAGGCGCTGGAGGCGAGCGAGGCCGCCGTGAAGAGCCTCATCCACCGGGCCACCCTGGCGGTGGCGCGCAGGATTGAAGCGTTGCAGGCGGGCGCGGTACCCGCGAGGAGTCGGGCATGA
- the recA gene encoding recombinase RecA translates to MAVNQEKEKAIELALAAVERQFGKGSIMRLGNDEPMMKDVQAISTGSISLDIALGVGGVPRGRIIEIFGPESSGKTTLCLHIVAEAQKRGGVCGYIDAEHAMDVGYARKLGVRTDDLLLSQPDTGEQGLEIAEMLVRSGAIDVLVVDSVAALVPKAELEGEMGDAHMGVQARLMSQALRKLTGTISKSQTCVIFINQIRMKIGVMFGNPETTTGGNALKFYASQRMDIRRVGAIKNGENVVGSRTRVKVVKNKVAPPFKEVEFDIMYGAGISREGDLIDLAATDNIIEKSGSWFSFKGERIGQGRENAKEYLREHSDTYKEIEALVLEKYGIGKPAGAAPAVAEAAEPAEGEKRPRVKAVK, encoded by the coding sequence ATGGCCGTGAATCAGGAGAAGGAAAAGGCGATCGAGCTGGCGCTGGCCGCGGTGGAGCGTCAGTTCGGCAAGGGGTCCATCATGCGGCTCGGCAACGACGAGCCCATGATGAAGGACGTCCAGGCCATTTCGACGGGTTCGATTTCACTCGACATCGCGTTGGGCGTGGGCGGCGTGCCGCGCGGCCGCATCATCGAAATCTTCGGGCCGGAGTCCTCCGGCAAGACGACGCTGTGCCTCCACATCGTCGCGGAGGCGCAGAAGCGCGGCGGCGTGTGCGGCTACATCGACGCGGAGCACGCGATGGACGTGGGGTACGCGCGCAAGCTGGGCGTGCGCACCGACGACCTGCTCCTGTCCCAGCCGGACACCGGCGAGCAGGGCCTGGAGATCGCGGAGATGCTGGTGCGCTCCGGCGCCATCGACGTGCTGGTGGTGGACTCGGTGGCCGCGCTCGTGCCGAAGGCGGAGCTCGAGGGTGAGATGGGCGACGCGCACATGGGCGTGCAGGCGCGCCTGATGAGCCAGGCCCTGCGCAAGCTCACGGGCACCATCTCCAAGAGCCAGACGTGCGTCATCTTCATCAACCAGATCCGCATGAAGATTGGCGTGATGTTCGGCAACCCGGAGACGACGACGGGCGGCAACGCGCTGAAGTTCTACGCGTCGCAGCGCATGGACATCCGCCGCGTGGGCGCCATCAAGAACGGCGAGAACGTGGTGGGCAGCCGCACGCGCGTGAAGGTCGTGAAGAACAAGGTGGCGCCGCCGTTCAAGGAAGTGGAGTTCGACATCATGTACGGCGCGGGCATCTCGCGTGAGGGCGACCTCATCGACCTGGCCGCCACCGACAACATCATCGAGAAGAGCGGCAGCTGGTTCTCCTTCAAGGGAGAGCGCATCGGCCAGGGCCGGGAGAACGCGAAGGAGTACCTGCGCGAGCACTCGGACACCTACAAGGAGATCGAAGCGCTGGTGCTGGAGAAGTACGGCATCGGCAAGCCCGCTGGCGCTGCGCCCGCGGTCGCGGAGGCCGCCGAGCCCGCCGAGGGTGAGAAGCGTCCGCGCGTGAAGGCCGTGAAGTAG
- a CDS encoding Tex family protein, with product MHVYAVALAQELGIKPEQVDRTLALHEEGGTVPFIARYRKEATGGLDEVQIQAILDRATERAELDGRRDTILRSIEEQGKLTPELSKALHAARTRAELEDLYLPYKPKRRTRAAIAREKGLEPLADLVWKQEVPRGENLDARVKPYVDAEKGVADVAQALAGARDICAERVAEDARLRREARDLCTKRGSLRSDVVPAKKGETTKFENYYGHEEPLSQAPSHRVLALLRGEEEGVLKVKLGLPDDEVKGLFTGRVVTRPQSLFAGELRAAVEDGWERLMGPSLESELRAELKERADKGAIGVFGENLRHLLLTAPAGARAVLALDPGLRTGIKLVMLDATGMVAETTTLYSERSADERARAAKLLEAVVRKHKPELIAVGNGTGSREAEVFTRDTLKAMGVQVPVVSVSEQGASIYSASEVAREEFPELDVSLRGAVSIGRRLQDPLAELVKIDPKSIGVGQYQHDVDQGLLKKKLGEVVDSCVNAVGVDVNTASPQLLEHVSGVGPSLAKKLVAHRAAKGRFTTRRELLKVSGLGPKTFEQAAGFLRVRGPEPLDSSAVHPERYAVVERMAKDLGVDVASLVGNAALVRKIEAKRYLGPELGELTLKDILAELEKPSRDPRGDFTAHATRDDLRSLEDVKEGMVLQGVVTNVTAFGAFVDVGVHQDGLVHVSQLAARFIKDPSEVAKVGDRLTVKVLTVDLARKRLALSVRAVLEGGAPQPSGRPAQPVQARMTERPAQKPASQPPAAQKKPEPFNNPFSKLKR from the coding sequence ATGCACGTCTATGCCGTCGCGTTGGCCCAGGAGCTGGGCATCAAGCCGGAGCAGGTGGACCGGACCCTCGCGCTTCATGAAGAGGGGGGCACGGTCCCCTTCATCGCGCGCTACCGCAAGGAGGCCACGGGGGGCCTGGACGAGGTCCAGATTCAAGCCATCCTCGACCGGGCCACGGAGCGCGCGGAGCTGGACGGGCGGCGCGACACCATCCTGCGCAGCATCGAGGAGCAGGGGAAGCTGACGCCGGAGCTGTCGAAGGCGCTCCATGCGGCGCGCACGCGCGCGGAGCTGGAGGACCTGTACCTCCCGTACAAGCCCAAGCGCCGCACGCGCGCGGCCATCGCCCGGGAGAAGGGGCTGGAGCCGCTGGCGGACCTGGTGTGGAAGCAGGAGGTCCCGCGCGGGGAGAACCTGGACGCGCGCGTGAAGCCCTACGTGGACGCGGAGAAGGGCGTGGCGGACGTGGCCCAGGCGCTGGCGGGCGCGCGGGACATCTGCGCGGAGCGCGTGGCGGAGGACGCGAGGCTGCGGCGTGAAGCGCGCGACCTGTGCACGAAGCGGGGTTCGCTGCGCTCGGACGTGGTGCCCGCGAAGAAGGGCGAGACGACCAAGTTCGAGAACTACTACGGCCACGAGGAGCCGCTGTCCCAGGCCCCGTCCCACCGCGTGCTGGCGCTCTTGCGCGGCGAGGAGGAGGGCGTGCTGAAGGTGAAGCTGGGCCTTCCGGATGACGAGGTGAAGGGGCTCTTCACGGGGCGGGTGGTGACCCGGCCGCAGTCGTTGTTCGCGGGCGAGCTGCGCGCGGCGGTGGAGGACGGGTGGGAGCGGCTGATGGGGCCGTCGCTGGAGTCGGAGCTGCGCGCGGAGTTGAAGGAGCGCGCGGACAAGGGCGCCATTGGTGTGTTTGGAGAGAACCTGCGGCACCTGTTGCTGACGGCGCCGGCGGGGGCTCGGGCGGTGCTGGCGTTGGATCCGGGGCTGCGCACGGGCATCAAGCTGGTGATGCTCGACGCGACGGGGATGGTGGCGGAGACGACGACGCTCTACTCGGAGCGGAGCGCGGACGAGCGGGCGCGCGCGGCGAAGCTGCTGGAGGCGGTGGTGCGCAAGCACAAGCCGGAGCTGATCGCCGTGGGCAACGGCACGGGCAGCCGGGAGGCGGAGGTCTTCACGCGGGACACGCTGAAGGCGATGGGCGTGCAGGTCCCCGTGGTGTCGGTGAGCGAGCAGGGGGCGTCCATCTATTCGGCGTCGGAGGTGGCGCGGGAGGAGTTCCCGGAGCTGGACGTGTCGCTGCGCGGGGCGGTGTCGATTGGGCGGCGGTTGCAGGACCCGTTGGCGGAGCTGGTGAAGATCGACCCGAAGAGCATCGGGGTGGGGCAGTACCAGCACGACGTGGACCAGGGCCTGCTCAAGAAGAAGCTGGGCGAGGTGGTGGACTCGTGCGTGAACGCGGTGGGCGTGGACGTGAACACGGCGTCGCCGCAGCTGTTGGAGCACGTGTCGGGCGTGGGGCCGTCGCTGGCGAAGAAGCTGGTGGCGCACCGCGCGGCGAAGGGGCGGTTCACGACGCGGCGGGAGCTGCTGAAGGTGAGCGGCCTGGGGCCGAAGACGTTCGAACAGGCGGCGGGCTTCCTGCGCGTGCGCGGGCCGGAGCCGCTGGATTCGAGCGCGGTGCACCCGGAGCGCTACGCGGTGGTGGAGCGGATGGCGAAGGACCTGGGCGTGGACGTGGCGTCGCTGGTGGGGAACGCGGCGCTGGTGCGCAAGATCGAGGCGAAGCGTTACCTGGGGCCGGAGCTGGGAGAGCTGACGCTGAAGGACATCCTGGCGGAGCTGGAGAAGCCGAGCCGCGACCCGCGCGGTGACTTCACGGCGCACGCGACGCGGGATGATCTGCGGTCGCTGGAGGACGTGAAGGAGGGGATGGTGTTGCAGGGCGTGGTGACGAACGTGACGGCGTTTGGCGCGTTCGTGGACGTGGGCGTGCATCAGGACGGACTGGTGCACGTGTCGCAGCTGGCGGCGCGCTTCATCAAGGACCCGTCGGAGGTGGCCAAGGTGGGCGACCGGCTGACGGTGAAGGTGCTGACCGTGGACCTGGCGCGCAAGCGTCTGGCGTTGTCAGTGCGTGCGGTGCTGGAGGGTGGGGCGCCGCAGCCGTCGGGCCGACCCGCGCAGCCGGTCCAGGCACGGATGACGGAGCGGCCCGCGCAGAAGCCCGCGAGTCAGCCTCCGGCGGCGCAGAAGAAGCCGGAGCCGTTCAACAATCCGTTCTCGAAGCTGAAGCGCTGA
- a CDS encoding HSP90 family protein: MDHRFQVSLRGVIDLLSHHLYSSPGVYVRELLQNATDAIRARQQLEPGAVGAVGLELREKQDGGPPTLLFTDEGVGLTEEEIHRFLATIGESSKREQLEARRNDFIGQFGIGLLSCFMVCDELLVVTRSAKGDGRTLEWRGRHDGTYDVRVSEHPLNAPGTHVYLVARPDMGEWFTPERVRQLAKHYGGLLPFPVRLTVGGQTETLNPDGPPWRRQYETAGDKRQALLAYGREVFGTDFLDVIPLRSEAGGVDGVAFVLPASPHFNAKQKHRVYLKHMLLSESAENLLPEWAFFVKCVVNANGLRPTASRESFYEDAVLSRAREALGQSLRQYLMDLAREEPRSLQRLIALHGLSVKGLALDDDAFYRLVIDWLPFETSLGVMTLADYRRSWPVVRYTPTLDGFRQVARVAAAQGLCVLNAAYTHDTALLEKLPHVVADAQVAAFSSADLPQSFEELTLDEREALYPLLRLAEGVLAPFRCGVEVKKFFPAEVPTLYSADAEGAFRRDAERAREGSDDLYAGVLDGVLAGAGGQERALLCLNLHNPVVRRLAGVEGRELLKLSVEMLYVQALLLGQHPLNAQEMALLNHGLLGLIAARLDEGGGGGSSGPGSRGMH, translated from the coding sequence GTGGACCATCGATTCCAAGTCAGCCTCCGAGGGGTCATCGACCTCCTGTCCCACCACCTGTACAGCTCGCCGGGGGTCTACGTGCGGGAGCTGCTCCAGAACGCCACGGACGCGATTCGCGCCCGGCAGCAGTTGGAGCCCGGGGCGGTGGGGGCGGTGGGGCTGGAGCTGCGGGAGAAGCAGGACGGCGGGCCCCCCACCCTGCTCTTCACCGACGAAGGCGTGGGGCTGACGGAGGAGGAGATCCACCGCTTCCTCGCCACCATCGGCGAGTCCTCCAAGCGGGAGCAGCTGGAGGCACGCCGCAACGACTTCATCGGCCAGTTCGGCATCGGCCTCCTGTCGTGCTTCATGGTGTGCGACGAGCTGCTGGTGGTGACGCGCTCGGCGAAGGGGGATGGGCGGACGCTGGAGTGGCGGGGCCGGCATGACGGCACCTACGACGTGCGCGTCTCCGAGCACCCGCTGAACGCCCCCGGGACGCACGTCTACCTGGTCGCCCGCCCGGACATGGGGGAGTGGTTCACGCCCGAGCGGGTGCGCCAGCTCGCGAAGCACTACGGGGGCCTGTTGCCCTTCCCGGTCCGGCTCACGGTGGGGGGGCAGACGGAGACCCTCAACCCGGACGGGCCGCCCTGGCGCCGCCAGTACGAGACGGCGGGAGACAAGCGGCAGGCGCTGCTCGCATACGGGCGCGAGGTGTTCGGCACGGACTTCCTGGATGTGATTCCGCTGCGCTCAGAGGCGGGGGGCGTGGACGGGGTGGCGTTCGTGCTGCCGGCGTCGCCGCACTTCAACGCGAAGCAGAAGCACCGCGTGTACCTGAAGCACATGCTCTTGTCGGAGAGCGCGGAGAACCTGCTTCCGGAGTGGGCGTTCTTCGTGAAGTGCGTGGTGAACGCGAACGGCCTGAGGCCCACCGCGAGCCGCGAGTCCTTCTACGAGGACGCGGTGTTGTCCCGGGCGCGCGAGGCGCTGGGCCAGTCGCTGCGCCAGTACCTGATGGACCTGGCGCGCGAGGAGCCCCGGTCGCTCCAGCGGTTGATCGCCCTGCATGGGCTGTCGGTGAAAGGGCTGGCGCTGGACGACGACGCCTTCTACCGGCTGGTCATCGACTGGCTGCCCTTCGAGACCTCGCTGGGGGTGATGACGTTGGCGGACTACCGGCGTTCGTGGCCGGTGGTGCGCTACACGCCGACGCTGGACGGGTTCCGACAGGTGGCGCGGGTGGCGGCGGCGCAGGGGCTGTGCGTGCTGAACGCGGCGTACACGCACGACACGGCGCTGCTGGAGAAGCTGCCACACGTGGTGGCGGACGCGCAGGTGGCGGCGTTCTCGTCGGCGGACCTGCCGCAGAGCTTCGAGGAGCTGACGTTGGACGAGCGCGAAGCCCTCTACCCGCTGCTGCGATTGGCGGAAGGGGTGCTGGCGCCATTCCGGTGCGGGGTGGAGGTAAAGAAGTTCTTTCCGGCGGAGGTGCCCACGCTCTACAGCGCGGACGCGGAGGGCGCGTTCCGGCGGGACGCGGAGCGGGCGCGCGAGGGGTCGGATGATTTGTACGCGGGCGTGCTGGACGGGGTGCTGGCGGGGGCGGGGGGACAGGAGCGGGCGCTGTTGTGCCTCAACCTGCACAACCCGGTGGTGCGCCGGCTGGCGGGAGTGGAGGGGCGGGAGCTGTTGAAGCTGTCGGTGGAGATGCTCTACGTGCAGGCGCTGCTGTTGGGACAACACCCGCTGAACGCGCAGGAGATGGCGTTGTTGAACCATGGGCTGCTGGGGCTCATCGCCGCGCGGTTGGATGAGGGCGGCGGGGGTGGTTCGTCGGGTCCGGGGTCTCGGGGGATGCACTGA
- a CDS encoding anti-sigma factor family protein, with translation MSCAFEEDLTAYVDGELPPPHRARVEAHLGTCAACQGTERLLRVTVARMAELPAFTPSPSARRELLARVDALPPTWRERLAHLLKPGVLVPSAGLATAAVLALLVAGRARVEAPGLEEWDAGALEVAANLELVEDYEVLGLDSSDDLEVVENLHELGVQ, from the coding sequence ATGAGCTGTGCGTTCGAAGAAGACCTGACGGCCTACGTGGACGGGGAGCTGCCCCCCCCGCACCGCGCGCGGGTGGAGGCCCACCTGGGCACCTGCGCGGCGTGCCAGGGGACGGAGCGGCTGTTGCGCGTCACCGTGGCGCGGATGGCGGAGCTGCCCGCCTTCACGCCCTCGCCCTCCGCCCGCCGCGAGCTGCTGGCGCGGGTGGACGCGCTGCCGCCCACCTGGCGCGAGCGGCTGGCCCACCTGCTGAAGCCCGGCGTGCTGGTGCCCTCCGCGGGCCTGGCCACCGCGGCGGTGCTGGCGCTGCTCGTCGCCGGCCGCGCACGCGTGGAGGCCCCCGGGCTGGAGGAGTGGGACGCGGGCGCGCTGGAAGTGGCGGCGAACCTGGAGCTGGTCGAGGACTACGAAGTCCTGGGACTCGACAGCTCCGATGACCTGGAGGTCGTCGAGAACCTCCATGAACTGGGAGTGCAGTGA
- a CDS encoding alkaline phosphatase D family protein: MFNPFKRRTFLQAVVAVAATTTFGCSDDSSAASDGSPYFPQSLASGDPRPDSVVLWVRVEDGARAGDDLPLRLEVSTTQDFKSLVLDKTDLTALAAHDHAVKVKVTGLSARTTYYYRFSYEKDGQRNTTRVGRTRTAPAAGDDAQVKFVFASCQDFIGRYYNTWQRLLQLDADLDFVVFLGDYVYETTGDTSFQSSDGGRAVRFSEPEDALVQGTGLAAFLAANSLSNYRDLYKTVRSDRQLQAVHERYPFIITWDDHEFSDDCWQDVATYEDGKRDETQKQRKLNAEQAFLEYIPLDTAQAAGGVINVDDEPRFPNARIYRDFEYGRHLKLLVTDYRSYRPDHLIPEDAYPGGVVLDATLLGGALQGQPDAVKATFQTDTFAYVNIDDAAYAAQKQVLQGVYLSQAKAAGLTDAEAATKAAQWVKGNVALYYVNQVLLAVNKALVIPPADKPRGLAYAHMGKAALFNIQGSRYVVVKDTFDLFAAVNYQLSGGKSEDVFGPAQEAWFQQTLTTATNTWKMVVSSTSLSALIWDFTKQEDITDPTLRQRFYFSVDQWDGFPTKKKVLLNTLKAQGVTNTLFISGDIHASFASVEEGVPTLTAPGITSGSIKSLASLALIGAGYATGAPVYQHAVTEMEKTLKASNPGLRFADADSHGFVLVEVKADETLATFHLIPAAEVAKDYSKRADGELEAKFATHTFRVKNSDIQPA, from the coding sequence TTGTTCAACCCCTTCAAACGCCGCACGTTCCTGCAAGCCGTGGTTGCTGTCGCGGCGACGACGACCTTTGGATGCTCCGACGACTCGTCGGCGGCCTCGGATGGTTCGCCCTACTTCCCGCAGTCGCTGGCGTCGGGAGATCCGCGTCCGGACAGCGTGGTGTTGTGGGTTCGCGTGGAGGATGGCGCGCGGGCCGGGGACGACCTGCCCCTGCGGCTGGAGGTCTCCACGACGCAGGACTTCAAGAGCCTGGTGCTGGACAAGACGGACCTGACGGCGCTGGCGGCGCACGACCACGCGGTGAAGGTGAAGGTGACGGGGCTGTCGGCGCGCACGACGTACTACTACCGCTTCTCCTACGAGAAGGACGGCCAGCGGAACACCACGCGGGTCGGGCGCACGCGCACCGCGCCGGCGGCGGGGGACGACGCTCAGGTGAAGTTCGTCTTCGCCAGCTGCCAGGACTTCATTGGCCGCTACTACAACACGTGGCAGCGGCTGCTTCAGCTGGACGCGGACCTGGACTTCGTCGTGTTCCTGGGCGACTACGTCTACGAGACGACGGGCGATACGTCCTTCCAGTCCTCGGATGGCGGCCGGGCCGTGCGCTTCAGCGAGCCGGAGGACGCGCTGGTGCAGGGCACGGGGCTCGCGGCGTTCCTCGCGGCGAACTCGCTGTCCAACTACCGCGACCTGTACAAGACCGTCCGGAGCGACCGGCAGCTGCAGGCGGTGCATGAGCGCTACCCGTTCATCATCACCTGGGACGACCACGAGTTCTCCGACGACTGCTGGCAGGACGTGGCGACGTACGAGGACGGCAAGCGGGACGAGACGCAGAAGCAGCGCAAGCTCAACGCGGAGCAGGCGTTCCTGGAGTACATCCCGCTGGATACGGCGCAGGCGGCTGGCGGCGTCATCAACGTGGACGACGAGCCGCGCTTCCCCAACGCGCGCATCTACCGCGACTTCGAGTACGGCCGGCACCTGAAGCTGCTGGTGACGGACTACCGCAGCTACCGGCCGGACCACCTCATCCCGGAGGACGCGTACCCGGGCGGCGTGGTGTTGGACGCGACGCTGCTGGGCGGAGCGCTCCAGGGGCAGCCTGACGCGGTGAAGGCGACGTTCCAGACGGACACGTTCGCGTACGTGAACATCGACGACGCGGCGTACGCGGCCCAGAAGCAGGTGCTGCAGGGCGTGTACCTGAGCCAGGCGAAGGCCGCGGGGCTGACCGACGCGGAGGCCGCGACGAAGGCCGCGCAGTGGGTGAAGGGCAACGTGGCCCTCTACTACGTGAACCAGGTGCTCCTGGCGGTGAACAAGGCGCTGGTGATTCCGCCGGCGGACAAGCCCCGGGGGCTGGCGTACGCGCACATGGGCAAGGCGGCGCTCTTCAACATCCAGGGCTCGCGCTACGTGGTGGTGAAGGACACCTTCGACCTGTTCGCGGCGGTGAACTACCAGCTGTCCGGCGGCAAGAGCGAGGACGTGTTCGGCCCCGCGCAGGAGGCGTGGTTTCAGCAGACGCTGACCACGGCGACGAACACCTGGAAGATGGTGGTGAGCTCCACGTCGCTGTCGGCGCTCATCTGGGACTTCACGAAGCAGGAGGACATCACCGACCCGACGCTGCGCCAGCGCTTCTACTTCAGCGTGGACCAGTGGGACGGCTTCCCCACGAAGAAGAAGGTGCTGCTCAACACGCTCAAGGCGCAGGGCGTGACGAACACGCTGTTCATCTCCGGGGACATCCACGCGTCCTTCGCGTCGGTGGAGGAGGGCGTGCCCACGCTGACGGCGCCGGGCATCACCTCTGGTTCCATCAAGAGCCTGGCCAGCCTGGCGCTGATTGGCGCGGGCTACGCCACGGGGGCGCCGGTGTACCAGCACGCCGTCACGGAGATGGAGAAGACGCTCAAGGCGTCCAATCCGGGCCTGCGCTTCGCGGACGCGGACTCGCACGGCTTCGTGCTGGTGGAGGTGAAGGCGGATGAGACGCTCGCGACCTTCCACCTCATCCCCGCCGCCGAGGTGGCCAAGGACTACTCCAAGCGCGCGGACGGCGAGCTGGAGGCGAAGTTCGCCACGCACACCTTCCGCGTGAAGAACAGCGACATCCAGCCGGCGTGA
- a CDS encoding Kelch repeat-containing protein, translating to MALSKHHAVKPFRMHLIPGLLLLTLAGCSSSKEETGPDDLEPAQQQGSWTPLPSGSPLSARLEVASVFDGQNVLLWGGRGSCPPDGVCGDGARFNMAEKTWTPLSAQGALSARTQHSAVWTGKKMIVWGGLGCGGPQSPCGDGALYDPATNTWSPLKSNYAPSPRGGHKAAWTGEVMLVWGGQDPQQRRIFGDGAIYYEKEALWTTMNFVQAPVGRRDHTAVWMDNVLHIWGGNGGSPYDVALADGATYGPFFDKWAVLPTEGAPTGRWSHTAVWTGERMIIWGGIGCGDAQQNPPIYCDKGAAFDPVYGKWSPVSTKGAPSPRIGHSAVWTGSKMVIWGGTSPNCGSGGGVCSDGAAYDPVTDTWAPLRTEGAPSARSGHVGLWTGNALFIWGGMGAGGADAPLSDGALWVP from the coding sequence GTGGCGCTGTCGAAGCATCACGCAGTGAAGCCGTTCCGGATGCACCTGATTCCAGGCCTGCTCCTCCTGACGCTGGCCGGTTGCTCGAGTTCGAAAGAGGAGACGGGCCCGGATGACCTGGAACCCGCACAGCAGCAGGGCTCCTGGACGCCCCTCCCGTCGGGCTCGCCGCTCTCCGCCAGGCTCGAAGTGGCGAGTGTCTTCGATGGCCAGAACGTCCTGCTCTGGGGCGGACGAGGCAGTTGCCCCCCCGACGGCGTCTGCGGAGATGGCGCCCGGTTCAACATGGCCGAGAAGACCTGGACGCCCCTGTCGGCCCAGGGGGCATTGTCCGCGCGCACTCAGCATTCAGCGGTGTGGACCGGCAAGAAGATGATCGTCTGGGGAGGACTGGGTTGCGGCGGCCCACAAAGCCCCTGTGGCGATGGCGCGCTCTACGACCCCGCGACCAACACCTGGAGCCCCCTCAAGTCCAACTACGCGCCCTCTCCGCGTGGGGGACACAAGGCCGCCTGGACGGGTGAGGTGATGCTGGTATGGGGCGGCCAGGATCCCCAGCAGCGGCGCATCTTCGGGGACGGGGCCATCTACTACGAGAAGGAAGCCCTCTGGACGACCATGAACTTCGTCCAGGCCCCCGTGGGGCGCCGCGACCACACTGCGGTGTGGATGGACAATGTGCTGCACATCTGGGGCGGAAATGGCGGCAGTCCCTACGACGTAGCCCTGGCGGACGGGGCGACGTACGGCCCCTTCTTCGACAAATGGGCGGTGCTGCCAACCGAAGGGGCGCCCACGGGCCGCTGGTCGCACACGGCGGTGTGGACCGGCGAGCGGATGATCATCTGGGGCGGGATCGGCTGCGGCGACGCCCAACAGAATCCGCCGATCTACTGTGACAAGGGCGCCGCGTTTGATCCGGTGTACGGCAAGTGGTCCCCTGTCTCCACCAAGGGCGCGCCCTCACCGCGCATCGGCCACTCCGCCGTGTGGACCGGCTCGAAGATGGTCATCTGGGGTGGCACTTCGCCGAACTGCGGCTCCGGCGGAGGCGTCTGCTCGGACGGCGCGGCCTATGATCCGGTCACGGACACGTGGGCGCCGCTGCGCACCGAAGGAGCCCCTTCCGCGCGCTCCGGGCACGTGGGCCTGTGGACGGGCAACGCCTTGTTCATCTGGGGAGGAATGGGCGCCGGCGGTGCGGATGCGCCCCTGTCGGATGGCGCCCTCTGGGTGCCGTGA
- a CDS encoding DUF3106 domain-containing protein, with translation MLGRTTVGALALAATVAVLMGTPARAANAPTPTAAERFEKLPPEQKEALRAKLREFKALSPDEQARVRGNLQRWRQLPPEERERLRGNLRDFQRLSPQERQAVREQVRELRGLTPERRAELRQRMRAYLREHPERREQMMENMRRWRQMSAEQRQEARERLRERRRK, from the coding sequence ATGCTGGGAAGAACGACCGTGGGGGCCCTGGCCCTGGCCGCGACGGTGGCCGTCCTCATGGGCACGCCCGCCCGCGCCGCCAACGCCCCCACGCCCACGGCGGCGGAGCGCTTCGAGAAGCTCCCTCCAGAGCAGAAGGAGGCGCTGCGCGCGAAGCTGCGCGAGTTCAAGGCCCTGTCTCCCGACGAGCAGGCCCGCGTGCGCGGCAACCTCCAGCGCTGGCGACAGCTGCCTCCGGAGGAGCGCGAACGGCTGCGCGGCAACCTGCGCGACTTCCAGCGCCTGTCCCCCCAGGAGCGGCAGGCGGTGCGCGAGCAGGTGCGCGAGCTGCGGGGCCTCACCCCGGAGCGCCGCGCGGAGCTGCGCCAGCGGATGCGGGCCTACCTCCGGGAGCACCCGGAGCGGCGCGAGCAGATGATGGAGAACATGCGCCGCTGGCGGCAGATGTCCGCCGAGCAGCGACAGGAGGCACGCGAGCGGCTGCGTGAGAGGCGGCGCAAGTGA